The Leptodactylus fuscus isolate aLepFus1 chromosome 3, aLepFus1.hap2, whole genome shotgun sequence genome has a segment encoding these proteins:
- the DIPK2A gene encoding divergent protein kinase domain 2A isoform X2: protein MRHTYCWPADSLSQSFPSDEGWPFAKYLGACGRMVAVNYVGEELWSFYNAPWEKRVDLAWQLMEIAEQLTNNDFEFALYLLDVSFDNFAVGPRDGKVIIVDAENVLVADKKLIKQNKPENWDVWYESKFDDCDKEACLSFSKEILCSRTTVDHNYYAICQNLLSRHATWRGTSGGLLHDPPAEVAKDGRLGTLLDECANPKKRYGRFKAAKELREYLAQLSNNVR from the exons AGTTTCCCGTCAGACGAAGGCTGGCCTTTTGCTAAATACCTGGGAGCGTGCGGCCGAATGGTGGCTGTGAACTATGTAGGGGAAGAACTCTGGAGTTTCTATAATGCACCGTGGGAAAAGCGAGTGGACCTTGCATGGCAGCTCATGGAGATCGCTGAACAGCTCACAAACAATGACTTTGAATTTGCACTTTACCTCTTAGATGTCAGCTTTGACAACTTTGCTGTTGGACCTAGAGATGGGAAAGTAATCATTGTTGATGCGGAAAATGTCTTGGTGGCAGATAAAAAGTTAATCAAACAAA ATAAACCCGAAAACTGGGATGTGTGGTACGAAAGCAAATTTGATGACTGTGACAAAGAAGCATGCCTTTCTTTCTCGAAAGAAATTCTCTGCTCTCGTACGACCGTGGACCATAACTATTATGCCATTTGCCAGAACCTTCTATCTAGACATGCCACATGGCGTGGTACCTCTGGCGGCCTTCTTCACGACCCTCCAGCAGAAGTTGCCAAAGATGGCCGCCTTGGGACGCTGTTGGACGAATGTGCAAATCCAAAGAAAAGATATGGCAGATTTAAAGCTGCCAAAGAGTTAAGAGAATACCTTGCACAACTAAGTAATAACGTGAGGTAG